In Desertifilum tharense IPPAS B-1220, the DNA window GAATGGCCCCCGTTGTCCGAATTGCTTGGCGGTTTCTCACGGCAGCCGGAGGAGCCTGATAGCGGCTTTGGTAGCGCTCCACAGCCTGTCCGTAGGTGCTGCCGTACCCCCCATAACCGACCATCATCCCGCCGGGTTGATAGACGGGAGGAACGTAATAGCGGGGCGTAAATAGTAGGTTAGCCGCCATCTGACCCGCAAATGCGCCAGCAAAGGGCGTCCAAAAATTGGATTCTCGACGGACAATCACGGTTTCCGGTTGTCCAGTTTGGGGGTTTTGTTGCGTTTCGGTGACGTTATGCACGTACTCGATCCGAAAGTCTTCGGTTAAGTACATCGTCGCTTGATTATTCTCCATTTGCAGATGGGTTCTTTCACCTGCTTGGATCTGTTCGTCGGTTAAGCGGGCTAGCTGCAAGTCGGTGGTGGAAAATTGGGGTGGCGTTCCTGCTGGGGTATTCAGTAGCAGTAAGTTATATTCGCCATTGATATCATCATAGGTCGCCTGCTGAATGGGATATTTTCCCTCTTTTAAAGGCTGGCGGCTGAGTTGGGCGGTTGGACTATTATCGCGAGCCGCGTTACTGCTAGGGGCGCTACAGGCAAAGGTTGTCCAACTTAGGGTAATAACTAGAAATAATATCGTTAATTTGCGTTGAATCATGATCGACTAAAGTTGTAAACAGTTAAAGCAAGGCGGGAAACTGGGTTAAAAGGGGATTAATTCAGGAAAATTCACCAACAACTGATCGTCCGTGAGTCGATCGCCAAATTGTGCCGGGGAGAAATGCACTTGCACCGCCCGCAAACGCCCTTGATAATGCAGATTGACGATCGCCTTTAACCCCGCACTCATGGTTTCATAGCTGGCGAGATCGGTTTCTAAATCGGGATGTTCGCCTTCTGCGGCGATCGCGATCATCACAATGAGGTTTTCGGTGACAGGTAGGGCGAAGGGTTCATCAGCGGTGCTACCCGATGGCGCGGGTTCGCTAAGGTAGCGTTGCGCCGAGTCTGTAAACAGTTCTTCAACATAATCCCCGGCTGCACCCTCATCCCAGAATACATCCCCTTCATTAGCAGCGGATCGCCAGTAGGCTTCGTATTCTTGGAGGTTTTGGCAAATTTCGACTAAACCTTCACCGAGTACATTTAAGTCGCCCTCTGCTGCGATCGCCTCCCGTGCTTTCCGGTTCAGCAACCCCAGCAATGGCGCGACTTCTTCTCCCGCCAGATGCAGAAATAGCCGACAAACGACTAACCGCGTTTTTCCTCTAAGTTTGTTAAAGCGATCGCCCCAAGCTGGCATGGTGTTGATTTACCTCTTCCCATTACTCTAAATTTCTGGATAATACAGGTTCTTGATTAATTGTAACTTTCCCCCCAAGCAGAAACCGGGTCTCCGCAAGAGATTCTCACTAAACCCGGTTTAGCCATTGTTTAATTTCTTCCAACAGGTTCCGGCATTAAAGAAGAGTGGTGATGATCGATTAACCACTGACCATTTTGGTAAGAATAGACATAGGAATAGCGAGCAACCGCCGTGGTTGTTTTCCCTTGTTCGTCTTGCAAGGTAAAAGTATAAATTCCCACATCAGAGGCTTGATTGCAACCCAATTTAATGGTTCTTTCGTTAATCGTACCTTGAGGCTTTTTATGCAAGAAATGAACAAAATAATCTTCAATTTCGGCTGGCGTGTTACGTGGAGTATTAGAAAGTGTTGGTAACAAAACGGCTGTTGGCGAGTAATTAGCAGCAACTCGCGTCGGATCTAGCGTAGCCAGAGAATTATTCCAACGATCGAATAAAGCCGCAATCTCTTGTTCGCTACTGTCAACACAGGTGGTGACTTCACTCGCAAGGGCCCGAACAGATGGAGCTGTTGTCAAGAAACCCACGGATAGGGTTGCAAAAAGAGCGTTTCGTAACATTCTGTCGAGAAAAAGGTAATAAATAGTAGCGCATTTAGTATCCCATGAATGGATCGCCGAAATACTTAGAGAATAATCTATGGATACCATTAATTAATCTCTAGGGCGATCGCGCTTAGGTGAGGTAAGCGCGATCGCCCTTTGCCGTGGTGTAAGAAACCGGGTTTCTGCGAACATCTTTGCTTCCCACCGAGATTGAGGAAAGAAACCCGGTTTCTGGGTTGGCGATAAAATAGGCTGTAAGTGGGGGATTTTTTTAATATGCCACGTCGCCAAATTAGTTTTCAGCCTGGTAGCTACTACCATATTTATAATCGAGGTCATAATCACCAGCTTATCTTTTTTGAACGAGATAATTATATTCATTTTTTACGACAATTCAGAAAATATTTGATTGAAAACAATGCTGCTGATGCGATCGCTTATTGCTTGATGCCCAATCACTATCATTTATTGATGTATTTGAAAGTAGATTGCTTTTCTGACTTGATGCAGGCTTTTACTCTATCGTATGCCAAAGCTATTAATAAGCGTTATCAGAGAGTTGGATCGTTATTTCAGGGACGTTTTCAGGCGATTCATATAGATCGAGATGAATACTTACTCTACTTGACTCGTTATATTCACTTAAACCCAGTCAAGGCAAATTTAGTTGAAAAACCAGAAGACTGGGAGTTCTCTAGCTATCAAGACTATATTAACTTACGCCGAGGTAGCTTACCTAAATTCGATAGAGTGCGATCGCACTTTGATTCCGTAGAAGCTTATCGTGATTTTGTGGAAGATTCAACCAGAAATCTATCCATTCAGCATTTAACCTTTGATGAATAGGATTCAAGAAACCGGGTTTCTAACAGGATTTCTGTTTCCTCCAATATTTGGGTCAGAAACCCGGTTTCTAGGGGCGGGATTAAAAGATTTGTATTATGTGCTTGGGGGGCTTGGTGGATTGCCAAAGCGTGGATTAGCAGCAATCGCCCTTAATCCCCGACTAATGCCCCTTGCGATCGCACTCCAAAGTTCGCTACGATAGAATGCTTTTGAATAAAACTTCTGACTCTAGTTCTCTAACCGTCATGGCAAAACGCATTCAGTTAGTCCTCAACCAGGACGTTAACAAATTGGGCAGATCCGGCGATCTCGTAGAAGTGGCCCCCGGCTATGCTCGCAACTACCTGCTACCCAAAGGCTTAGGCGTGCGCGCTACCCCTGGTATCCTCAAACAAGTGGAACGCCGTCGCGAAATCGAACGCCAACGCCTCGCCGAACTCAAAGAACAATCTTTGCAAATCAAAGAAGCCCTGGAAAAAGTGGCTAGCTACACCGTTCGCAAGCAAGTGGGCGAAAACGAAGCCATCTTTGGAACCGTCACCGATCGCGATGTGGCTGAAGTTCTCCAACAAACCACCGGGCATGAAATCGATCGTCGCGGCATCACCTTACCCGATATTGGTAAGCTAGGGACATACAAAGCTGACGTGAAACTGCATCCCGAAGTGACTGCAATCGTAAACATTGAAGTAGCCTCCCTGTAAGAGGTTGGGTGAACCCCTTTGGTTGACGAACCCCGATTTCAAGCCAGTGGCGATCGCCTCCCTCCCCAAAACATAGAGGCGGAGGAATCGATTCTCGGTGGAATTTTACTCGATCCTGAAGCATTGGGACGAGTAGCCGACACCCTCCGGCCCGAAGCGTTTTCGATCGAATCTCATCAAACGATTTATCGGGCGGCGATCGCCCTGCAAAGTCAGGGAAAACCCACAGACTTGATGACTCTCACCAGTTGGTTAGCCGATCGCGACTTACTCGAACGCGTAGGCGGCCAAATGAAACTGGCGCAACTGGTAGACCGCACTGTTAGCGCCGTTAATATTGACCAATATGCGGCTTTAGTCATTGACAAGTATGTCCGCCGCAAACTCATTACCGCCGGACATGAAGTGATTCAACTCGGTTACGAAACCGCTACAGAACTCGAAACCGTTCTCGATCGCGCCGAGCAAATCATCTTCAACCTCACCCAAACCCGCCCGCAACAGGGTCTAATTCCCATTGCAGACACCCTCATTCAAACTTTTGCCGATATTGAAAGTCACAACCAAGGCACCGCTCTACCGGGCATAGAATGCGGCTTTTATGACCTCGATGCCATGACCGGGGGGTTTCAACGTTCCGACCTGGTCATCGTAGCAGGTCGCCCGTCAATGGGGAAGACGAGCTTTGCTCTCAATATCGCTAATAGTATCGCGGAAGGCCAGGGTTTGCCTGTGGCGATTTTTAGCTTAGAAATGTCTAAAGAACAATTGGTACAGCGCTTGCTTTCTAGCGAGGCGAGAATTGAAAGTAACCGCCTGCGTTCTGGACGGTTGAGTCAGTTAGAATGGGAACCCTTGAGTCATGCGCTGGGTACGTTATCGCAGCTTCCTATCTTTATTGACGATACGGCGAATATTACCGTGGGGCAAATGCGATCGCAAGCCCGCCGCCTGCAAGCCGAACAAGGAACAATGCTAGGCTTAATCCTAATTGACTATCTGCAACTGATGGAAGGCGGGGGAGATAACCGGGTTCAAGAACTCTCGAAAATTACCCGCCAACTTAAAGGGTTAGCCAGAGAACTCAGCGTTCCTATTATCGCCCTATCCCAGTTAAGTCGCGGCGTCGAAGCGCGCACCAACAAGCGACCGATGATGTCAGACTTAAGAGAATCGGGTTCAATCGAACAGGATGCCGATTTGGTGATTATGCTGTACCGAGATGAGTATTATAATCCCGATACTCCCGATCGCGGTATTGCTGAAGCGATTATTACCAAACATCGGAACGGCCCGACGGGTATTGTTAAACTCTTATTTGATTCTGAATATACCCAGTTTCGCAACCTCGCCAAACCCAATTACCATTAAGATCGGATTAGGGTTAAGCTGAGGAGACTGGCAAAATGAGCGATCGCGTTACCGAACGAATGCGTCTGCGATCGCACGCCCATATCCGCCGACTGATCCAAAACCACGAACAGCGCCTCAGACTTCGCGCCAAACATCCCTCTGCTAGAGTCATTCCTTGCAGATATCTCGCGAACTCTCCCTTCTTGCAGTGCGCTGTCAACCCCCTCGGATCGTGCGAAACCTGCCATCATTACCAACCCACAGACCAGTAAAGCACAGAGCCTCAGCTTCACTGGTCACAAATAACCCAGCCTATTCTAGCAGCGATTCAAACTCCGTCTTCAGCGCCTTAATATTGGCAACCCGACCTACCAGTAAACTATCCGTTCCCGCATCCTTCAGGCGTTGACTCCAATGGGCGATCCCTTCAGAATTTTTCACCCAATAATGAATCACCGTATCCACCACCTCATCAAGATCCCAGCCGCGTTTGGGGGGAACCGTTTCCACAGACTCCAGAAACGCATCTAACGTACACCGAAACGAACCGATATATTCTGCACCCTTATGGGGATGGTGTTCTTGTTGATGATTAAAAAAATGTAATACGGGCGAAACGCCTAGGATGTCAAAGGTGTATTTCATACTTGACCCTTAAAATAACCTTATTTTGTGTTACCATCCAATTTCTGGATTTTGAGTAATAGATTTTACCGAAAAAATTGGGTCTAAAGCCTTGCCCCCTTCGATACGCTCAGGGCATCGCTTTTAGGGCGACTTGCTGATAGAATTAGCCTGTGGCAAGGGTAATCAACCCCATTAAAAACCCACTCGCCGTTAGGCAACGCACCTTGACAACTGAAGTTATGGGGTTCTGTGTAGGAAAGCTTGCACAGGTAAAAACTACAAGCAACAAGTACAGAGAAACCGATGATTTCAGGCTTTGGACTGTAGGGTAGGGCATACCCAAACAGGCTTCTGTAATGGAGTAAAACGCTTGGGGAGAAAACCATCTCTGGCATAGACAGGGCAACCTGTGTGTGTTAAGTGGATTCGTTGAACCAAGAATCCTCGTGCGTTTACGCCGAGGAGTGTCAAAAACTGACTCCTTTCTTGCCAAGTTCACGTTAAAACTTATAACGAAACGGAGTTTTACTTAGAGATCCTGCTGAGTTCAGTATCAACTTTAGATAGGGGTTGCCACATCTTTCTCAAGACCAGTACAATAGTCAAGGCGTAGCCTACCTTTGGAGAGGTGGCAGAGCGGTTGAATGCACCGCACTCGAAATGCGGCAAGCCTTAATAGGGCTTCGGGGGTTCAAATCCCCCCCTCTCCGTTCCGTAAGGGTTTCAGCGATTTTATAATTTGTTCGGATCGCTGCTCATTGATTGAATTGGTTGAAACATTGGTTGAATTGGTTGAACGTTCAACCACTCATAACTTAGCGACTATCCAACGATACCGCACTCACCAGGATGGGAGCTTGTCTGGCTTCGGGGGTTCAAATCTCCCCCTCTTCGTCAAAATTAGTGCTGAGTGGGGAATAAGTCAGTATTAACTTCAATTCTCTTCTTCCCCCATCTTCTTCTTCCCTAACTCCCAATTCCCTTCTTCTCCCCAACCCCCAACTCCTAATTCCCAATTCCCTTCTTTCCCCCCATCCTCCCATCCTCCCATCCCCCTTCATAGAGGCTTCTGGGCTTGAATAACTTGCAGACTTCCGCCCGCGTGGAGAGATTCGTGGGTAACATGGAAGCCGATTTGCTGTAGGGTTTGGCTTAAATCGGTTTCGATCAGTTGCCATGCAGTTTCGGTTTCAAACAGGGCTAAAAATAGGGCTAACCCTGGCCAGAAAAGGGGATTTGTGGGAGAATGCAGATCGATTAAGGCAAAAGTTCCACCCGGTCTGAGGACGCGATAGACTTCTGGGAGGATTTGCTGAAGTTGGTGAGGCGTCATTTCGTGCATCGCTACGCTGGTATGCACCACATCAAACTGGTTATCCTCAAACGGCATAGATTCTGCAAACGATTCCACGTAGGAGGCTTGGGGAACGTTGCGTTGGGCGCGTTTTAGCGATAGGGGGGAAGCATCTAAGCCTGTTACCTGTTGGGAGTATTCTACGAGAAACTGCGTGGTTTGACCGCTGCCGCAACAGAGATCCAATATCTGCGTCTGGGGTTGAAGGTCTAGATTTTTTAAGGCGAGTTGACGAAAACGACGTTCGCCCCCCACGCTTAAAGCGGCTAGTTGAGAAACGCCATCATAAAGCCACTGATAGCGATAGCTTAATTCTCTTAAAATGGTTGCCATTGGTCTTTGGTAAAAATGTTAGCGGAATTGAGCTTGGCATTTTGACGCCCAATTTTGGGGAATTCCCTGTTTTAACTCTAAAACGTTACGGGAAATTGCTAAAAATTAGAGAGACTAGGAAACAGAACGACTAACGCAGTTGAATGACTATGCTGGATACCTTCAAACTGGATGAGGCTGTTGAATTTGCTGAAAACCCGGAACCTCGGTGTCCTTGCGTCCTGTTGCTGGATACGTCAGGATCGATGCAAGGACCGGCTTTGGATGCACTAAATCAAGGCTTGAAAAGCTTTAAAGACGATTTAATCAAAGATTCGCTAGCAGCCAGACGGGTGGAAGTGGCGATCGTCACCTTTAACAACGATATCCGAGTTGAGCAGGATTTTGTGACGGCCGATCAGTTTGAGCCTCCCCTTCTGAAGGCGCAGGGAATGACCTATATGGGAGGAGCGATTCAGCAAGCGCTAGACTTGATTCAAACCCGGAAAGCTCAGTATCGGGCAAATGGGGTGGCTTATTATCGTCCGTGGGTGTTTATGATTACCGATGGCGCACCCCAGGGGGAACCGGAGGATGTGGTTGCTAAAGCCGCGCAACGCCTGCGGGAGGATGAGAATAATAAGCACGTTGCCTTTTTTGCGGTGGGGGTTGAGAATGCTGACATGGAGCGCTTGAGCGAAATTGTGGTGAGAACTCCAGTGAAGTTAAAAGGATTAAACTTTGTGGAGATGTTCCTGTGGTTGTCGGCTTCGATGTCTGCGGTTTCGCATTCTAAGATTGACGATCAGGTTGCTTTACCACCGCCGGGATGGGGAACGGTTTAATGAGTAATTCAGAACTTGAACTTGCGTGTGGGGAACCTCATCGAAACCTCAATTACTGGCGAGTGGTTCCGGCTTCTGTTCCTGGAACAAGTCATGAAAAACGCGGACTTCCCTGCCAAGATGCTCATCACTGGAACCGCTTATCGCAAGGGATTTTAGTCGCGGCGGTGGCAGATGGGGCGGGTTCTGCGCCCTTGGGGGAAGTGGGGGCGGCGATCGCAGTTCAAACAGCAGTCGAAACCCTGGGCACAAAAGCGATCGCCCAGCCAGAATTCCATGACGATCGCAGTTGGGAAACCCTACTCAGCGAGACATTACAAACGGCCCAAAGCGCGATCGCCCAAGAAGCCTCAACCCGCGATGTCGCCATCCGAGACTTAGCCACCACCTTAATCTTAGTCGTCGCTACCCCAGAACTGGTTGCCGTTGCCCAAGTGGGCGATGGCGCGGCTGTCGTAGGCGATCCCCAAGGCAATTTGATCGCGCTTACCGCCCCTGACTGCGGAGAATACGCCAACGAAACCACCTTTTTAATTTCCCAAACCGCCCTCAAAACCGCCCAAATCCGAGTTTGGCGCGGCGAAGCCTTACACTTAGCCCTATTTTCCGATGGATTGCAGCGACTCGCGCTAAAATTCCCGGAAGGAACCCCCCACCAACCCTTTTTCAATCCTTTATTTCACTTTGTTACTCATATCCCCGATGAAGCATCTGCCAAGCATCAACTGCTAGAATTTCTCCGTCACCCTAGAATTACAGATCGCACCGATGACGATCTAACCATCCTCCTGGCAACGCTGAAAAACAGTTAACCACTATCACCCGATTGCTAGCTTTCTCCACTCAGAACTCACTCAGCACCAAGAACCGCGCAATAGCACTTTCCACTTCGCACTAAATTTCCCACTCAGAACTCGGAACTCGGAACTCGGAACTTACTCAGCACTTCCTTATGCGGTTTCAACGCCTTTCAAATCGCCAGATCGTTCAACTCGATACCGCTTTAGAGATTGGTGCAGGCGGCGAAGCCAGAGTGTTTGCGCTTCCTGGAGACGATCGCCTAGTCGCGAAAGTGTACCGCAAATCCAAACCCCTCTACACGCGCAAACTAGCGATTCAACTGGCAAACCCGCCCGATAACCCCACCGCCGCCCAAGGGCATCTGTCCTTCGCGTGGCCTAGCGATTTACTCTTAGCAGGGGGAACAGCTAAAGGCAGTAAAACCCAAGTTGCCGGGTTTCTGATGCCGCGCGTTACGGGGATGCGCCCGCTGATTGACTTTTACAACCCCAAAACCCGCCGGACGCAATGCCCGTTATTTAATTATCTATATTTGCACCGCACGGCCCGCAACCTGGCGGCGGCGGTGAGTGCGTTACACGCGCGCGGGTATGCCATTGGCGATGTCAATGAATCGAATATTCTGCTAACGGATACAGCGCTAGTGACATTGGTGGATATTGACTCGATCCAAGTGCGCGATCCGGATACGGGGGAAGTTTACCGCTGTCCGGTTGGGAAAGCCGAGTTTACCCCACCCGAATTGCAGGGCCAATCGTTTGCCACTCTAGATCGCGCCCCAGAACACGATCTTTTCGGCTTGGCGGTGCTGATTTTTCAACTGTTGATGGAGGGGACGCACCCATTTGCAGGCGTCTACAAGCTGCCAGGAGACCCGCCTCCGATGGAGAAGCGGATTGCCGAGGGCTATTTTCCTTACGGGCGCAAGCGGGTTCCCGTCACGCCCATGCCAGTTGCGCCGCCGTTTGAAATTTTGCATCCAATGCTGCAAGAGTTGTTTATTCGCTGCTTTGAAGATGGCTATCTCAATCCGGGAGTGCGCCCAGATGCGCGGACTTGGGCAAGCGCCCTCTCTAATGCCGAAGATTCGCTGGTGACTTGTGCCAAAAACGACCAGCATCGCTATAGCAGCCATTTGTCTCGCTGTCCTTGGTGCGATCGCGCCTCTGCCCTAGGCGGCCGCGATCCGTTCCCCTCCCAGGAAGCCGTAAAACGCGGCCAACACCTCAAACCCATCCCCCAAAAGAAAATTCCAGTTCAGCCGGCCCCGCTTTTCCCCATGCAGCGAACGGTGAAAGCCCCGGCAACTGCTGCTAAAGTCGGTTTATTAGCCCCGACTCGCGCGAGAACGCCTGTAGCCGTCTCCCCTGGTATCAGTTCTTCTTCCAGCTTCAGACGGTCTTCTGGAGGGCCGCTATTAGAGTTTTCTTTGCCCCCAGTCAATCCTCTGCTTGCGGGTTTATTTATCTTGGGGGTGGCGCTAGCAGGAATCGTGTACGGCAATGCACCGCCGCAACTTAGCCCAATTTCGCCAACGCCACAGACGGAAAT includes these proteins:
- a CDS encoding DUF1517 domain-containing protein translates to MPAWGDRFNKLRGKTRLVVCRLFLHLAGEEVAPLLGLLNRKAREAIAAEGDLNVLGEGLVEICQNLQEYEAYWRSAANEGDVFWDEGAAGDYVEELFTDSAQRYLSEPAPSGSTADEPFALPVTENLIVMIAIAAEGEHPDLETDLASYETMSAGLKAIVNLHYQGRLRAVQVHFSPAQFGDRLTDDQLLVNFPELIPF
- a CDS encoding SgcJ/EcaC family oxidoreductase — translated: MLRNALFATLSVGFLTTAPSVRALASEVTTCVDSSEQEIAALFDRWNNSLATLDPTRVAANYSPTAVLLPTLSNTPRNTPAEIEDYFVHFLHKKPQGTINERTIKLGCNQASDVGIYTFTLQDEQGKTTTAVARYSYVYSYQNGQWLIDHHHSSLMPEPVGRN
- a CDS encoding transposase; amino-acid sequence: MPRRQISFQPGSYYHIYNRGHNHQLIFFERDNYIHFLRQFRKYLIENNAADAIAYCLMPNHYHLLMYLKVDCFSDLMQAFTLSYAKAINKRYQRVGSLFQGRFQAIHIDRDEYLLYLTRYIHLNPVKANLVEKPEDWEFSSYQDYINLRRGSLPKFDRVRSHFDSVEAYRDFVEDSTRNLSIQHLTFDE
- the rplI gene encoding 50S ribosomal protein L9 translates to MAKRIQLVLNQDVNKLGRSGDLVEVAPGYARNYLLPKGLGVRATPGILKQVERRREIERQRLAELKEQSLQIKEALEKVASYTVRKQVGENEAIFGTVTDRDVAEVLQQTTGHEIDRRGITLPDIGKLGTYKADVKLHPEVTAIVNIEVASL
- the dnaB gene encoding replicative DNA helicase, which translates into the protein MVDEPRFQASGDRLPPQNIEAEESILGGILLDPEALGRVADTLRPEAFSIESHQTIYRAAIALQSQGKPTDLMTLTSWLADRDLLERVGGQMKLAQLVDRTVSAVNIDQYAALVIDKYVRRKLITAGHEVIQLGYETATELETVLDRAEQIIFNLTQTRPQQGLIPIADTLIQTFADIESHNQGTALPGIECGFYDLDAMTGGFQRSDLVIVAGRPSMGKTSFALNIANSIAEGQGLPVAIFSLEMSKEQLVQRLLSSEARIESNRLRSGRLSQLEWEPLSHALGTLSQLPIFIDDTANITVGQMRSQARRLQAEQGTMLGLILIDYLQLMEGGGDNRVQELSKITRQLKGLARELSVPIIALSQLSRGVEARTNKRPMMSDLRESGSIEQDADLVIMLYRDEYYNPDTPDRGIAEAIITKHRNGPTGIVKLLFDSEYTQFRNLAKPNYH
- a CDS encoding DUF6464 family protein, whose amino-acid sequence is MSDRVTERMRLRSHAHIRRLIQNHEQRLRLRAKHPSARVIPCRYLANSPFLQCAVNPLGSCETCHHYQPTDQ
- a CDS encoding class I SAM-dependent methyltransferase → MATILRELSYRYQWLYDGVSQLAALSVGGERRFRQLALKNLDLQPQTQILDLCCGSGQTTQFLVEYSQQVTGLDASPLSLKRAQRNVPQASYVESFAESMPFEDNQFDVVHTSVAMHEMTPHQLQQILPEVYRVLRPGGTFALIDLHSPTNPLFWPGLALFLALFETETAWQLIETDLSQTLQQIGFHVTHESLHAGGSLQVIQAQKPL
- a CDS encoding VWA domain-containing protein, encoding MLDTFKLDEAVEFAENPEPRCPCVLLLDTSGSMQGPALDALNQGLKSFKDDLIKDSLAARRVEVAIVTFNNDIRVEQDFVTADQFEPPLLKAQGMTYMGGAIQQALDLIQTRKAQYRANGVAYYRPWVFMITDGAPQGEPEDVVAKAAQRLREDENNKHVAFFAVGVENADMERLSEIVVRTPVKLKGLNFVEMFLWLSASMSAVSHSKIDDQVALPPPGWGTV
- a CDS encoding PP2C family serine/threonine-protein phosphatase, producing the protein MSNSELELACGEPHRNLNYWRVVPASVPGTSHEKRGLPCQDAHHWNRLSQGILVAAVADGAGSAPLGEVGAAIAVQTAVETLGTKAIAQPEFHDDRSWETLLSETLQTAQSAIAQEASTRDVAIRDLATTLILVVATPELVAVAQVGDGAAVVGDPQGNLIALTAPDCGEYANETTFLISQTALKTAQIRVWRGEALHLALFSDGLQRLALKFPEGTPHQPFFNPLFHFVTHIPDEASAKHQLLEFLRHPRITDRTDDDLTILLATLKNS